In a genomic window of Helianthus annuus cultivar XRQ/B chromosome 10, HanXRQr2.0-SUNRISE, whole genome shotgun sequence:
- the LOC110884822 gene encoding DNA replication complex GINS protein SLD5, producing the protein MESEGTDDYETLISTTDADLLKRSWRNEKAAPEILQFQSSLVQRSREQIQLMEETVEELVANDEDPLTVSLYQMDIDRTLFLLRSYLRTRLQKIEKFMFHIQKTEDLWARLSRQEQKFAKQSIEDLKTHLEQSVLSKLPDRYQSHLKQSVISEEADMVPEPKLDAFVICRTRKFLGSLPVDDSGEENPLDMYAGDIYALRYKSIKPLIESGQLDLV; encoded by the exons ATGGAGTCGGAGGGTACAGATGACTACGAGACCTTGATTTCCACCACCGACGCCGATCTCCTGAAGCGTTCATGGCGCAACGAGAAGGCTGCTCCAGAGATTCTTCAATTTCAGTCTTCTTTGGTTCAGAGATCCAGAGAGCAGATTCAATTGATG GAAGAAACAGTGGAAGAACTTGTAGCGAATGATGAGGATCCGCTTACTGTTTCTCTTTATCAAATGGATATTGACAGGACTTTGTTTTTGTTGAGGTCCTATTTAAGGACTCGTCTTCAGAAG ATTGAGAAATTCATGTTTCATATCCAAAAAACTGAGGATCTTTGGGCTAGACTGTCTAGACAGGAACAAAAGTTTGCCAAACA GTCCATTGAAGACTTGAAAACACATTTAGAACAATCTGTGTTATCCAAATTGCCTGATCGTTATCAGTCTCATTTGAAGCAATCTGTCATTAGCGAAGAGGCTGACATGG TTCCAGAACCGAAATTGGATGCATTTGTCATCTGTAGAACCAGGAAATTTTTAGGATCTCTTCCGGTGGATGACAG CGGAGAAGAAAACCCACTGGACATGTATGCAGGGGACATATATGCACTCCGTTACAAGTCGATTAAACCACTAATCGAAAGCGGTCAACTTGATTTGGTTTGA